A genomic window from Vagococcus sp. CY52-2 includes:
- the phnE gene encoding phosphonate ABC transporter, permease protein PhnE, with amino-acid sequence MNQRILTELNKEPNKTKQYVILVAVLLGAFIWSLSALNFNAMDEGGGKIAANILKGIVQPDTNLLFNGTKQGVPYLLFETICIAFLGTIFGAILSIPIAFLMAPSIMPKPVYLFMRAFVVVIRTIPALVYGLMFIRVTGPGPFAGVMTMSLTSIGMVSKLYVDVIEEIDTGILESMDSFGCTTFEKIRFGIIPQLIANFTSITIYRFDMNLRDATILGLVGAGGIGAPLIFAMNSYRWNQVGSILIGLIVLILIVEVVSNYLRGKLVNG; translated from the coding sequence ATGAATCAACGTATTTTAACTGAATTAAACAAAGAACCAAATAAGACAAAGCAATACGTTATTTTAGTAGCTGTCTTGCTTGGGGCGTTTATCTGGTCATTGTCAGCGTTAAATTTTAACGCGATGGACGAAGGTGGCGGCAAAATCGCTGCAAACATTCTTAAAGGGATTGTTCAACCAGATACCAATCTATTATTTAACGGCACAAAACAAGGTGTCCCTTACTTGCTATTTGAAACAATTTGTATTGCCTTTTTAGGAACGATTTTTGGGGCGATTTTATCGATTCCTATCGCTTTTTTAATGGCACCAAGTATTATGCCAAAACCAGTTTATCTATTCATGAGAGCTTTTGTAGTTGTCATTAGAACGATTCCAGCATTAGTCTATGGGTTAATGTTTATCCGTGTGACTGGACCTGGTCCATTTGCCGGTGTGATGACTATGTCTCTTACCTCGATTGGAATGGTATCAAAATTATATGTAGATGTTATTGAAGAAATTGATACAGGTATTTTAGAATCAATGGATTCTTTTGGGTGTACAACGTTTGAAAAAATTCGTTTTGGGATTATCCCACAATTAATTGCTAACTTTACCTCAATTACTATCTATCGTTTCGATATGAACTTACGTGATGCAACTATTCTTGGTTTAGTAGGAGCTGGAGGTATTGGAGCGCCGCTTATTTTTGCGATGAACTCATATCGTTGGAATCAAGTTGGCTCAATTTTAATTGGATTAATCGTGTTAATCTTAATTGTTGAAGTCGTATCAAATTATTTGAGAGGAAAATTAGTCAATGGATAA
- the phnC gene encoding phosphonate ABC transporter ATP-binding protein, giving the protein MIKFDNVQMVYPNGYVGLKDIDLEIEQGEFVAIIGLSGAGKSTLIRCVNRMHDITEGTLMVNETNVGKIKGKEIRAFRRQIGMIFQSFNLITRATVLKNVMISSVPELPWWRRVFGIFPEDVKVTALESLDNVGILDKAFVRVDQLSGGQQQRVALARTLASHPEVILADEPVAALDPVTAKTVMDDFKRINKDLNISVLINIHHVDLALEYADRVIGIRQGQIVYDGPSKDVTEDVLSTIYDGDKKGE; this is encoded by the coding sequence ATGATAAAGTTTGATAATGTCCAAATGGTTTATCCAAATGGTTATGTGGGATTAAAAGATATTGATTTAGAAATTGAACAAGGTGAGTTTGTTGCAATCATCGGACTATCAGGAGCAGGTAAATCAACCTTAATTCGTTGCGTCAACCGTATGCATGACATTACAGAAGGAACATTGATGGTTAATGAGACAAACGTTGGCAAAATTAAAGGAAAAGAAATTAGAGCGTTTCGTCGTCAAATTGGAATGATTTTCCAATCATTTAATTTGATTACTCGTGCAACTGTATTAAAAAATGTCATGATTTCGTCTGTTCCAGAACTTCCTTGGTGGAGACGTGTGTTTGGTATTTTTCCAGAAGACGTCAAAGTGACAGCTTTAGAGTCTCTTGATAACGTTGGAATTTTAGACAAAGCGTTTGTCAGAGTGGATCAACTATCTGGTGGGCAACAACAACGTGTGGCCTTAGCTAGAACACTCGCCAGTCATCCTGAAGTGATATTAGCCGATGAGCCAGTTGCCGCTCTTGATCCTGTCACAGCAAAAACGGTCATGGATGATTTTAAACGCATTAACAAAGATTTAAATATTTCCGTATTAATTAATATTCACCATGTTGATTTGGCATTAGAATATGCTGATCGAGTGATTGGAATTAGACAAGGACAAATCGTGTATGATGGTCCATCAAAAGACGTGACAGAAGATGTGTTATCAACCATTTATGATGGGGATAAGAAAGGAGAGTAA
- a CDS encoding phosphate/phosphite/phosphonate ABC transporter substrate-binding protein, with amino-acid sequence MFKKVVKYTGLVALVATLGACGSDSAKDKGSESSKGKDDKTIETLSVGFVPSRDPEEIVSATEPLKELMQKELKEQGYDVKKIDITVGTNFEAVGESLDSGTLDIGFIPGGTYVLYDQGAEPILTATRSGLSIDSDEAKVWNENKPTEPTDKQVDSYRALMIAGPSSKGQAVADKVNKGEKVSWDDLNNLSWSVMSSSSPAGYIYPSLWLNENYDKKITDLKNIVQSDSYGSAFARLASGQVDVVLTYADARRDNEENWKKEFGRNKSIWDETNVIGVTPAIYNDTISVSKNSKTMTDDLKKALQKSFINIAKTDEGKKVIGIYSHEGYVEANPKDYDNERKAQKLVQDAK; translated from the coding sequence TTGTTTAAAAAAGTTGTGAAGTATACAGGTCTAGTTGCATTGGTAGCAACTTTAGGCGCATGTGGTAGCGATTCTGCTAAAGATAAAGGTAGCGAATCAAGTAAAGGTAAGGATGACAAAACCATTGAAACATTATCAGTTGGTTTTGTCCCATCAAGAGATCCAGAGGAAATTGTTTCAGCAACAGAACCTCTGAAAGAATTAATGCAAAAAGAGTTAAAAGAACAAGGATACGATGTTAAAAAAATCGATATCACTGTTGGAACTAACTTTGAAGCTGTTGGTGAGTCACTAGATTCAGGTACACTTGACATTGGATTTATTCCAGGTGGTACATATGTATTATATGATCAAGGGGCAGAACCTATCTTAACTGCAACACGTTCTGGATTGTCAATCGACTCAGACGAAGCAAAAGTTTGGAATGAAAATAAACCAACTGAGCCAACTGACAAACAAGTTGATTCTTACCGTGCGTTAATGATTGCTGGACCATCTTCAAAAGGCCAAGCAGTTGCTGATAAAGTAAATAAAGGTGAAAAAGTATCATGGGATGATTTAAATAACCTTTCATGGAGTGTGATGAGTTCATCTTCTCCAGCTGGATATATTTACCCAAGTCTATGGTTAAACGAAAACTACGACAAAAAAATCACTGATTTAAAAAATATCGTTCAATCAGATTCTTACGGTAGTGCCTTTGCTCGTTTAGCTTCAGGTCAAGTTGATGTGGTATTAACTTATGCTGATGCTCGTCGTGACAATGAAGAAAACTGGAAAAAAGAGTTTGGCCGCAACAAATCTATCTGGGATGAAACAAACGTTATTGGTGTAACACCAGCGATTTATAACGATACTATCTCAGTAAGTAAAAACTCAAAAACAATGACAGATGATTTGAAAAAAGCGTTACAAAAATCATTTATCAACATCGCTAAAACAGATGAAGGTAAAAAAGTTATCGGTATCTACAGTCATGAAGGCTATGTCGAAGCAAATCCTAAAGACTATGATAATGAACGAAAAGCACAAAAATTAGTTCAAGACGCTAAATAA
- a CDS encoding DUF805 domain-containing protein, which produces MINAYREYWNNMTVMNASSTRAQYWWPQVINYFVLALYTSLTGTYKYIDFMSDGSRVIKEWNSVTIIFVVLTILIWLANFTVRARRLHDRDHSNWWILFYLLPVIGNFIIFITLILPSKQQTRWPINQSDI; this is translated from the coding sequence ATGATAAACGCTTATAGAGAATATTGGAATAATATGACAGTTATGAATGCTTCATCTACAAGAGCTCAATATTGGTGGCCACAAGTGATCAATTATTTTGTTTTAGCTCTCTACACTAGTCTGACAGGGACCTACAAGTACATTGATTTTATGTCTGACGGTTCAAGAGTCATTAAAGAATGGAATTCAGTAACGATTATTTTTGTTGTGCTAACTATTTTAATTTGGTTAGCTAACTTTACAGTCAGGGCAAGAAGGTTGCATGACAGGGATCATAGTAACTGGTGGATTTTATTTTATCTTTTACCTGTTATTGGTAATTTTATTATCTTCATTACATTAATTTTACCAAGCAAACAGCAAACTAGATGGCCAATAAATCAATCTGATATATAG
- a CDS encoding type II toxin-antitoxin system PemK/MazF family toxin encodes MDTPKQKDIVWMDFDPSKGKEIKKRRPALVVSRDEFNQHTGFCLVCPITSTNRDFSTYVTIKQPQQVEGEIVTHQLRSIDFTKRHLEKIEQCDILTWLEVVEVIDMFI; translated from the coding sequence ATGGATACGCCAAAACAGAAAGATATTGTTTGGATGGACTTTGATCCATCAAAAGGTAAAGAAATTAAAAAACGTCGACCAGCTTTAGTTGTGAGTCGCGATGAGTTTAATCAGCATACGGGTTTTTGTTTGGTGTGCCCCATCACGTCAACAAATAGAGACTTTTCTACCTATGTGACGATTAAGCAACCACAACAAGTAGAAGGTGAGATTGTGACTCATCAGTTGAGATCGATTGATTTTACCAAACGTCATTTAGAAAAAATCGAGCAATGTGACATATTGACCTGGTTAGAGGTTGTCGAGGTCATAGATATGTTTATATAA
- the phnE gene encoding phosphonate ABC transporter, permease protein PhnE has protein sequence MRKKTITLPNGKQVVQKASYTPLIVLLVLIFMYISIQVTQFNFTQLLTRGDQFFVMLKAMFPPKMDFLSKVWTPLFDTIKMSLLGSLIGALLAVPFAILASNNIVKNRFVSSLFKLILSFLRTLPTIVIALIATFVFGLGTMAGTVAIFIFTISYVGKLTYEQIESLDMSTFEALESMGLTRLQAFRYSVIPAILPSYLSTSLFNFEGNLRYASILGYVGAGGLGILLNEQLGWRDYGNVGTILVVLVITVGIIETISEYFRKKLQ, from the coding sequence ATGCGTAAAAAAACGATCACTTTGCCGAATGGAAAACAAGTCGTTCAAAAAGCATCTTACACTCCGCTCATTGTGTTATTGGTTCTTATTTTCATGTACATCTCTATACAAGTAACACAATTTAACTTCACGCAATTACTAACTCGTGGCGATCAGTTTTTTGTGATGCTAAAAGCTATGTTTCCACCTAAAATGGACTTTTTAAGTAAAGTTTGGACACCACTGTTTGACACGATTAAAATGTCACTCTTAGGGTCACTTATTGGGGCATTATTAGCTGTTCCATTTGCTATATTGGCTTCTAATAATATTGTAAAAAACCGCTTTGTTTCGTCATTATTCAAATTGATTTTAAGTTTCTTACGAACATTACCAACGATTGTTATTGCATTAATCGCAACCTTTGTATTTGGTTTAGGAACAATGGCAGGAACTGTTGCTATTTTTATTTTTACTATCTCTTATGTTGGTAAATTAACGTACGAACAAATCGAATCACTGGATATGTCGACATTTGAAGCACTAGAATCAATGGGGCTAACACGTTTGCAAGCCTTTCGTTATAGTGTGATTCCAGCTATTTTACCATCTTATCTATCGACATCTTTATTTAACTTCGAAGGAAACTTACGATATGCCTCCATTTTAGGGTATGTTGGAGCCGGTGGGTTAGGTATCTTGTTGAATGAACAATTGGGTTGGCGTGATTATGGAAATGTTGGGACGATTTTAGTGGTCTTAGTTATCACTGTTGGCATCATCGAAACAATCAGTGAATATTTCCGCAAAAAATTACAATAG
- a CDS encoding antitoxin MazE has translation METVARKIGNSVGAIFPKDISPEVGDTFTITKVGEAYILKPKKEDIFKHADDWAGFRDSVVQEDAEWDIMMSKGNEH, from the coding sequence ATGGAAACAGTCGCTCGAAAAATTGGCAATTCTGTTGGTGCTATTTTTCCTAAAGATATTTCTCCAGAAGTAGGAGATACGTTTACTATTACTAAAGTTGGAGAGGCCTATATTTTAAAACCTAAAAAAGAAGACATTTTTAAACATGCAGATGATTGGGCAGGATTTAGAGATTCTGTGGTACAAGAAGATGCCGAGTGGGATATTATGATGTCTAAAGGGAACGAACACTAA
- a CDS encoding YcjF family protein yields the protein MDQANYKKYVEETFNNVKKENKELKKVNLLIAGKSGVGKSTLINTVFGEDLVKTGVGKPVTEDIHLIEQKNFPVRIYDTVGFEISKMGFDIKSVVKSFKRNPIQQLIKKVQATETTDDDVHVVWYVISGSGARIEEAEISFIKWLVDQKLPVIIVLTKCFDLKEATLLKNEIEKLIDSSFDIILVLAKQTEYQDIFGVEELIDATVKLLPEGLQASFIHSQEASIKVKHNEAVKVVTATMAANFGTGFAPIPGADAPIMMTSQTAMMTKITSIYGIEVDKQKIETALTSMLGVYAAMISGKSLAGNIAKLVPGVGTLSGGLISGGVGMVITGALGYAYIELMELVIKGQVDLSTMTPDALTDLLLKLLPNYLPK from the coding sequence ATGGATCAAGCGAATTATAAAAAATATGTTGAAGAAACATTTAATAATGTTAAGAAAGAAAATAAAGAGCTAAAAAAGGTGAATCTTTTGATTGCTGGAAAAAGTGGCGTTGGAAAATCCACATTGATTAATACGGTATTTGGTGAAGATTTAGTAAAAACGGGCGTTGGTAAACCTGTTACAGAGGATATTCATTTGATTGAACAGAAAAATTTTCCTGTTAGAATTTATGATACTGTAGGATTTGAAATTAGTAAGATGGGATTTGATATAAAAAGCGTGGTCAAATCATTCAAACGAAATCCTATCCAACAACTAATAAAAAAAGTTCAAGCAACTGAAACAACAGACGATGATGTCCATGTTGTGTGGTATGTTATTTCTGGATCAGGTGCTAGAATTGAAGAGGCTGAAATATCATTTATCAAGTGGTTAGTTGATCAAAAGTTACCTGTTATTATTGTATTGACAAAATGCTTTGACCTAAAAGAAGCCACTCTTTTAAAAAATGAAATAGAAAAATTAATCGACTCTTCTTTTGATATTATATTAGTGCTAGCAAAGCAAACGGAATATCAAGATATCTTTGGGGTTGAAGAATTAATCGATGCTACTGTTAAACTGTTACCTGAAGGATTACAAGCGTCATTTATCCATTCACAAGAAGCTTCTATCAAAGTCAAACATAATGAAGCTGTTAAAGTTGTGACCGCTACTATGGCTGCTAATTTTGGAACGGGATTTGCTCCCATACCTGGGGCAGATGCTCCGATAATGATGACATCACAAACAGCGATGATGACCAAAATCACCTCAATTTATGGTATTGAAGTTGATAAGCAAAAAATAGAAACAGCTTTAACTAGTATGTTAGGGGTCTATGCTGCAATGATATCAGGAAAATCATTAGCTGGTAATATTGCTAAACTAGTACCAGGTGTTGGAACACTTAGTGGAGGCCTTATATCTGGTGGTGTCGGAATGGTTATTACTGGTGCATTGGGGTATGCCTATATAGAATTAATGGAACTCGTTATTAAAGGACAAGTTGATTTAAGTACTATGACACCTGATGCTTTAACAGACTTATTATTAAAGCTGTTACCAAATTATTTACCAAAATAA
- a CDS encoding bifunctional UDP-sugar hydrolase/5'-nucleotidase, whose amino-acid sequence MDKITILSTSDTHGYLYPTDFRAVNQDLSFGLSKAVTAIKDEQAKQDGTVVLIDNGDFLQGSPMSYYLSKQKNSKQVADIMNSVGYDVGVLGNHEFNYGVEYLLDTVGQLNYPIVCANILNDKNEPLTGQAYVILEKNGLKIAVLGLTTPYIPNWEQPETIKGLTFLSALETAKEYVPKLKEEADVVIVSYHGGFEKDLQTGEATENLTGENEGYDIVTQVEGVDAFVTGHQHRVIAEKVNDTPVTQPGDKAKHVGKMTLTLDDNKQVTDSTAELLSMSDYDADKDIVDTFNPVLDTVENWLDQPLGHIEGDMTITDPMSVRINGHAYIEFIQDVQMDATGVDISGTALFDNDSKGFQSDVTMRDIVTNYIYPNTLAVLTVSGQDLKDALEQSVEYFALNEDDEIVVSDKFLYPKTEHYNYDMYSGIGYKVIVSNPVGQRVVELSYKGKPIKMDDSLDIVINQYRAVGGGNYAMFDASKIIKEVTVDMTELISNFLQTHPTYQAKTEFDFKVEK is encoded by the coding sequence ATGGATAAGATAACAATTCTTTCTACCAGTGATACACATGGTTATTTATACCCGACAGATTTTAGAGCAGTCAATCAAGATTTGTCATTTGGGTTATCAAAAGCTGTTACAGCCATTAAAGATGAACAGGCTAAACAAGATGGGACTGTTGTATTAATCGACAATGGCGACTTTTTACAAGGCTCACCAATGAGTTACTATCTATCAAAACAAAAGAATAGTAAACAAGTCGCTGATATCATGAATTCAGTTGGCTATGATGTGGGTGTTCTTGGTAATCATGAATTTAATTATGGCGTTGAGTACTTACTTGATACAGTGGGTCAACTTAACTACCCAATTGTTTGTGCCAATATTTTGAATGACAAAAATGAGCCACTAACAGGCCAAGCATATGTGATATTAGAAAAAAATGGGTTAAAAATTGCCGTTCTAGGACTGACAACACCTTATATTCCAAATTGGGAGCAACCTGAAACGATTAAAGGACTAACTTTTTTATCTGCGCTTGAAACAGCAAAAGAATATGTGCCGAAACTTAAAGAAGAAGCAGATGTGGTAATCGTGAGTTATCATGGTGGATTTGAAAAAGATTTGCAGACTGGTGAAGCAACTGAAAACTTAACAGGGGAAAACGAAGGCTATGATATCGTGACCCAAGTTGAGGGAGTTGATGCGTTTGTTACCGGACACCAGCACAGAGTAATTGCTGAAAAAGTTAATGACACACCTGTTACTCAGCCAGGAGATAAAGCCAAACATGTTGGAAAAATGACCTTGACGCTAGATGATAATAAACAAGTGACTGACTCAACAGCTGAGTTATTATCAATGTCTGACTATGATGCCGATAAAGACATTGTCGATACATTTAATCCAGTCTTAGATACTGTCGAAAATTGGTTGGATCAACCACTTGGACACATTGAAGGTGATATGACAATTACTGATCCAATGAGTGTGCGAATTAATGGGCATGCCTACATTGAATTCATTCAAGATGTGCAAATGGATGCGACAGGCGTTGATATCTCTGGTACAGCTCTGTTTGATAATGATAGTAAGGGATTCCAGTCTGATGTGACCATGCGTGACATCGTGACAAATTATATTTATCCGAATACTTTAGCTGTTTTAACTGTTTCTGGACAGGACTTGAAAGATGCGTTAGAACAAAGTGTTGAGTATTTTGCTCTTAATGAGGATGACGAAATTGTCGTGAGTGACAAATTTTTATATCCTAAAACCGAGCATTATAACTATGATATGTATAGTGGTATTGGTTATAAAGTTATCGTATCAAATCCTGTAGGGCAACGTGTTGTTGAACTGAGTTACAAAGGCAAACCAATCAAGATGGATGATTCACTAGATATTGTCATTAATCAATATCGTGCAGTAGGTGGCGGAAATTATGCAATGTTTGATGCGTCAAAAATCATCAAAGAAGTCACAGTTGATATGACCGAGCTTATTTCCAACTTTTTACAAACACATCCAACTTATCAAGCAAAAACAGAATTTGATTTTAAAGTAGAAAAATAA
- a CDS encoding Cna B-type domain-containing protein: MKKISIFLFLVVGIIFSTFNIQAEASKLPDEPKKNVRLDINLKDNPDVHLNNLNLLPSRLYTVTDDNQHIYFCLDEGRYYPDNVDYTLDTNRKLSGPVLWLMQNFYTNIDKDSPVNNVPDYQQANHLTRYAATQIAIWKLTGSNFNNSLIESNPLIQQLYEEAKEKTDDNDSYQQIINKIDNIEINVKEIIPNGEDKDNYYYNMIFEDNMDAETEKLVEIDDKDTNIQVQLLNDGKITDITNEVSTQPDFASRTIKISIPKKIIDENKASDSELYCNIDAIIRSKESYYVVYYAKPILQPMGSLQQIEKRLVTRASIDFDSAETSFSVLKHWNDRDNQDGLRPQNLAVQLYQSDQPYSFDQSESITTGKETKFGDIKYLDEANDWEYIWKNLPLKNENGQTAYYTVREEFDSKDYNLSIQATDDGKALYLKNEHTPEKVTIEGEKIWNDSNNQDGIRPNAINVELFANGTSVMSQEVSKQTNWKYKFEGLPKYENGKEIIYTIKEKNIPEGYTSEVTKNEDGNMFITNSHEPEKTEVSGKKTWDDANNQDGKRPESIKVNLLANGIKVDSKTVTEKDNWAYTFSHLNKYDNGKPIIYTVNEDSVPGYTVSIKDNDITNSYTPGKTSVTVSKHWNDSNNQDGIRPQDISVQLYADGKESGKPVTLNEGNKWQYTWKELNEKKDGKTIEYTVKETNVPKGYNSTIANNDNGNIIITNSHEPEKTEVSGKKTWDDANNQDGKRPESIKVNLLANGVKVDSKTVTEKDNWTYTFSHLDKYDNGKPIIYTVNEDSVPGYTVSIKDNDITNSYTPGKTSVTVSKHWNDSNNQDGIRPQDISVQLYADGKESGKPVTLNEGNKWQYTWKELNEKKNGKTIEYTVKETNVPKGYTATVTDDGKGHLTLTNSHNVSKVPGTSGSGTTSGNGTTNNNKPNLPSTGEDHSMSLMFYGASILLMSMGAFYIRRKH; this comes from the coding sequence ATGAAAAAAATATCGATTTTCTTGTTTTTAGTAGTAGGAATTATTTTTTCAACGTTTAATATTCAAGCTGAAGCAAGTAAATTACCAGATGAGCCAAAAAAAAATGTTAGACTTGATATTAATTTGAAAGATAATCCGGATGTTCATTTAAATAATTTAAATTTGTTGCCTTCAAGATTATATACCGTAACAGATGATAATCAACATATTTATTTTTGTTTAGATGAAGGTAGATACTATCCTGATAACGTTGATTATACGTTAGATACAAATAGAAAACTATCTGGTCCAGTTCTATGGTTGATGCAAAATTTTTATACAAATATTGATAAAGATAGTCCTGTAAATAATGTACCTGATTATCAGCAAGCGAATCATTTAACGAGGTATGCTGCCACACAAATCGCTATATGGAAATTAACCGGATCAAATTTTAATAATAGTTTGATTGAATCAAATCCTTTAATTCAACAATTATATGAAGAAGCAAAAGAAAAAACAGATGATAATGATAGTTATCAACAAATTATCAATAAAATAGACAATATAGAAATAAACGTTAAAGAGATTATCCCAAACGGGGAAGATAAAGATAATTATTACTATAATATGATCTTTGAAGACAATATGGATGCTGAAACAGAAAAACTAGTTGAAATTGATGATAAAGATACCAATATTCAAGTTCAATTACTTAATGATGGAAAAATAACGGATATCACAAATGAGGTCTCAACCCAGCCAGATTTTGCAAGTAGAACAATAAAAATAAGCATTCCTAAAAAAATTATTGATGAAAATAAAGCATCTGATTCAGAATTATATTGTAATATTGATGCTATTATTAGAAGTAAAGAATCTTATTATGTTGTCTACTATGCTAAACCGATTCTACAGCCAATGGGGTCCTTACAACAAATAGAAAAAAGATTAGTTACTCGTGCTAGTATTGATTTTGATAGTGCTGAAACGTCATTTTCAGTATTAAAGCATTGGAACGATCGAGATAATCAAGATGGTTTAAGACCTCAGAACTTAGCAGTACAGCTATATCAAAGTGACCAACCTTACAGTTTTGACCAATCTGAAAGTATTACCACTGGAAAAGAGACAAAATTTGGAGACATTAAATATCTAGATGAAGCAAATGATTGGGAATATATTTGGAAAAATCTTCCATTAAAAAATGAAAATGGTCAAACTGCCTATTATACCGTTAGGGAAGAATTTGATTCTAAAGACTACAATTTAAGTATTCAAGCGACCGATGATGGTAAAGCTTTATATTTAAAAAATGAACATACACCAGAAAAAGTAACTATTGAAGGAGAAAAAATTTGGAATGACTCAAACAACCAAGATGGTATTCGCCCTAACGCAATTAATGTTGAGTTGTTTGCTAATGGAACATCTGTTATGAGTCAAGAAGTATCTAAACAAACTAATTGGAAATATAAATTTGAAGGATTACCTAAATATGAAAATGGAAAAGAAATTATTTATACAATAAAAGAAAAAAATATTCCAGAAGGATACACATCTGAAGTAACAAAAAATGAAGATGGTAACATGTTTATTACAAACTCTCATGAACCAGAAAAAACAGAAGTTTCTGGCAAGAAAACCTGGGATGATGCCAACAATCAAGATGGTAAACGCCCAGAATCAATCAAAGTCAATTTATTAGCAAATGGTATCAAAGTTGATTCGAAAACAGTGACTGAAAAAGATAATTGGGCGTATACGTTTAGTCATTTAAATAAATATGACAATGGCAAACCAATTATTTATACGGTTAATGAAGACAGTGTACCTGGCTACACCGTCTCAATTAAAGACAACGATATTACAAATAGTTACACACCAGGAAAAACCAGTGTCACTGTATCAAAACATTGGAATGACTCAAACAACCAAGATGGTATTCGTCCACAAGATATTAGTGTTCAACTTTATGCCGACGGCAAAGAATCAGGTAAACCTGTGACACTAAACGAAGGTAACAAGTGGCAATATACTTGGAAAGAATTAAATGAAAAGAAAGATGGAAAAACCATTGAGTATACGGTGAAAGAAACAAATGTACCAAAAGGCTATAACTCAACCATTGCAAATAATGACAATGGCAATATTATAATCACAAACTCTCATGAACCAGAAAAAACAGAAGTTTCTGGCAAGAAAACCTGGGATGATGCCAACAATCAAGATGGTAAACGCCCAGAATCAATCAAAGTCAATTTATTAGCAAATGGTGTCAAAGTTGATTCGAAAACAGTGACTGAAAAAGATAATTGGACGTATACGTTTAGTCATTTAGATAAATATGACAATGGTAAACCAATTATTTATACGGTTAATGAAGACAGTGTACCTGGCTACACCGTCTCAATTAAAGACAACGATATTACAAATAGTTACACACCAGGAAAAACCAGTGTCACTGTATCAAAACATTGGAATGACTCAAACAACCAAGATGGTATTCGTCCACAAGATATTAGTGTTCAACTTTATGCCGACGGCAAAGAATCAGGTAAACCTGTGACACTAAACGAAGGTAACAAGTGGCAATATACTTGGAAAGAATTAAATGAAAAGAAAAATGGAAAAACCATTGAGTATACAGTGAAAGAAACAAATGTACCAAAAGGCTATACTGCTACTGTCACAGATGATGGTAAAGGACACCTCACTTTGACAAACTCTCACAATGTATCAAAAGTACCTGGAACTAGTGGAAGTGGTACAACAAGTGGAAATGGCACAACAAATAATAATAAACCGAATTTACCAAGTACAGGTGAAGATCATTCAATGAGTCTTATGTTCTATGGAGCAAGCATATTATTAATGTCAATGGGTGCTTTTTATATTAGAAGAAAACATTAA